Proteins from a single region of Streptomyces sp. TN58:
- a CDS encoding GDSL-type esterase/lipase family protein, producing the protein MDDPEPHTDHDAAHAPAHDTAPGWTTTPVGPELLRGALEVEHTARGVLPHRLPARARLQAPAEVAEVEAQPAGVRLAFRTRATTVELDVLATTTVYRGAPAPPDAVYDLLVDGLPAGRATAGGGNVRTVDTATWAAVLTPGPPGTVRFAGLPEGTKDVEIWLPYRGVHELIALRTDAPVQPAPDRGRRVWLHHGSSISHGSNADGPTGTWPALAAARAGVELVNLGFSGNALLDPFTARTMRDTPADLISLKVGINLVNHDLMRLRAFTAAVHGFLDTLRDGHPTTPLLVVSPLHCPIHEDTPGPAAADLSDGRLRFRALGDPAEAAQGRLTLRVVRDELARITAARATDDPHLHHLDGRALYGQADFDEFPLPDDLHPDAAGHRRIADRFAGHAFGSAWAR; encoded by the coding sequence ATGGACGACCCCGAACCCCACACGGACCACGACGCGGCCCACGCACCGGCCCACGACACCGCGCCCGGCTGGACCACCACCCCCGTCGGCCCCGAACTCCTGCGCGGCGCACTGGAAGTGGAGCACACCGCCCGAGGCGTCCTGCCCCACCGGCTGCCCGCCCGGGCCCGCCTCCAGGCCCCCGCCGAGGTCGCGGAGGTCGAGGCCCAGCCCGCCGGCGTGCGGCTGGCCTTCCGCACCCGCGCCACCACCGTCGAACTGGACGTCCTCGCCACGACGACCGTCTACCGGGGCGCGCCGGCGCCCCCGGACGCCGTGTACGACCTCCTGGTCGACGGCCTCCCGGCCGGCCGGGCCACCGCCGGCGGCGGGAACGTCCGTACCGTCGACACCGCCACCTGGGCCGCGGTCCTCACCCCGGGCCCACCCGGCACCGTCCGGTTCGCCGGACTGCCCGAAGGGACCAAGGACGTCGAGATCTGGCTGCCGTACCGGGGCGTCCACGAACTCATCGCCCTGCGCACCGACGCGCCCGTGCAGCCGGCGCCCGACCGCGGCCGGCGCGTCTGGCTGCACCACGGCAGTTCGATCAGCCACGGCTCGAACGCCGACGGCCCGACCGGGACCTGGCCCGCGCTCGCGGCCGCCCGCGCCGGCGTGGAACTGGTCAACCTCGGCTTCAGCGGCAACGCCCTGCTCGACCCCTTCACCGCACGGACCATGCGCGACACCCCCGCCGACCTGATCAGCCTCAAGGTCGGCATCAACCTCGTCAACCACGACCTGATGCGCCTGCGCGCCTTCACCGCCGCGGTCCACGGCTTCCTCGACACCCTCCGCGACGGCCACCCCACCACACCCCTCCTGGTCGTCTCCCCCCTCCACTGCCCGATCCACGAGGACACCCCGGGCCCGGCCGCGGCCGACCTCAGCGACGGCCGGCTGCGCTTCCGCGCCCTCGGCGACCCGGCGGAGGCCGCCCAGGGGCGGCTGACCCTGCGCGTCGTCCGCGACGAACTCGCCCGCATCACCGCGGCACGCGCCACCGACGACCCCCACCTGCACCACCTCGACGGCCGCGCCCTCTACGGGCAGGCCGACTTCGACGAGTTCCCGCTGCCCGACGACCTGCACCCGGACGCCGCCGGCCACCGCCGCATCGCCGACCGCTTCGCCGGGCACGCCTTCGGCTCCGCCTGGGCGCGGTGA